In one window of Gorilla gorilla gorilla isolate KB3781 chromosome 2, NHGRI_mGorGor1-v2.1_pri, whole genome shotgun sequence DNA:
- the TRMT10C gene encoding tRNA methyltransferase 10 homolog C: protein MAAFLKMSVSVNFFRPFTRFLVPFTVHRKRNNLTILQRYMSSKIPAVTYPNNESTPPSEELELDKWKTTMKSSVQEECVSTISSSKDEDPLAATREFIEMWRLLGREVPEHITEEELKTLMECVSNTAKKKYLKYLYTKEKVKKARKIKKEMKAAAREEAKNIKLLETTEEDKQKNFLFLRLWDRNMDIAMGWKGAQAMQFGQPLVFDMAYENYMKREELQNTVSQLLESEGCNRRNVDPFHIYFCNLKIDGAFHRELVKRYQEKWDKLLLTSTEKSHVDLFPKDSIIYLTADSPNVMTTFRHDKVYVIGSFVDKSMQPGTSLAKAKRLNLATECLPLDKYLQWEIGNKNLTLDQMIRILLCLKNNGNWQEALQFVPKRKHTGFLEISQHSQEFINRLKKAKT, encoded by the coding sequence ATGGCTGCTTTCCTCAAAATGAGTGTTAGTGTCAATTTCTTCAGACCTTTCACCAGGTTTTTGGTGCCATTTACCGTTCATAGGAAGAGAAATAACTTAACAATTTTGCAGAGATACATGTCTTCCAAAATACCAGCTGTTACTTATCCTAATAATGAGAGTACACCCCCTTCTGAAGAGCTAGAGTTGGATAAGTGGAAAACTACCATGAAATCTAGTGTGCAAGAAGAATGTGTTTCAACAATCTCAAGCAGTAAGGATGAAGATCCTCTAGCTGCCACCAGAGAGTTCATTGAGATGTGGAGATTGCTTGGCAGAGAAGTACCAGAACACATCACTGAAGAAGAGCTCAAAACCCTTATGGAATGTGTTTctaacacagcaaaaaaaaaatatttaaaatatttatatacaaaggaaaaagtgaaaaaagctaggaaaataaaaaaggaaatgaaagcagcAGCAAGGGAAGAAGCAAAAAATATCAAGCTGCTAGAAACCACTGAGGAAGATAAACAgaaaaactttctatttttacGACTTTGGGATAGGAATATGGACATAGCAATGGGCTGGAAGGGTGCCCAGGCCATGCAGTTTGGACAACCTTTGGTTTTTGACATGGcttatgaaaattatatgaaacgaGAAGAATTGCAGAATACTGTTTCCCAGCTTTTAGAAAGTGAAGGATGCAACAGAAGAAATGTTGatcctttccatatttatttcTGCAATCTAAAAATAGATGGTGCTTTTCACAGAGAGTTAGTTAAACGGTATCAAGAAAAATGGGACAAATTGCTTTTAACATCAACAGAAAAGTCTCATGTAGATTTATTTCCAAAGGACAGCATTATCTATTTAACTGCAGATTCTCCCAATGTTATGACTACTTTCAGGCATGACAAAGTTTATGTAATTGGGTCTTTTGTTGATAAGAGTATGCAGCCAGGCACATCCCTAGCCAAGGCAAAACGGCTGAACCTGGCAACTGAATGCCTTCCATtagataaatatttacaatggGAAATTGGTAACAAAAATCTCACCTTAGATCAAATGATACGTATTTTGTTATGTCTGAAAAACAATGGTAATTGGCAAGAGGCTCTGCAATTCGTTCCCAAGAGAAAACATACTGGTTTTCTGGAGATTTCTCAGCATTCTCAAGAGTTTATCAACAGACTAAAGAAGGCAAAGACTTAA
- the LOC129532449 gene encoding small ribosomal subunit protein uS13-like yields MSLVIPEKFQHILRVLNTNIDGQRKIAFTITAIKGVGRRYAHVVLRKADTDLTKRAGELTDDEVERVITIMQNPRQYKIPDWFLNRQKDVKDGKYSQVLANGLDNKLREDLERLKKIRAHRGLRHFWGLRVRGQHTKTTGRRGRTVGVSKKKCL; encoded by the coding sequence ATGTCGCTAGTGATCCCTGAAAAGTTCCAGCATATTTTGCGAGTACTCAACACCAACATCGATGGGCAGCGGAAGATAGCCTTTACCATCACTGCCATTAAGGGTGTGGGCCGAAGATATGCTCATGTGGTGTTGAGGAAAGCCGACACTGACCTCACCAAGAGGGCGGGAGAACTCACTGATGATGAGGTGGAACGTGTGATCACCATTATGCAGAATCCACGCCAGTACAAGATCCCAGACTGGTTCTTGAACAGACAGAAGGATGTAAAGGATGGAAAATATAGTCAGGTCCTAGCCAATGGTCTGGACAACAAGCTCCGTGAAGACCTGGAGCGACTGAAGAAGATTCGGGCCCATAGAGGGCTGCGTCACTTCTGGGGCCTTCGTGTCCGAGGCCAGCACACCAAGACCACTGGCCGCCGTGGCCGCACTGTGGGTGTGTCCAAGAAGAAATGTCTGTAG